The window CCAGGTGAGCTCGCAGACCTGGGCGATGGCCTGCGCCGGAACGGCCTCTCCGAAGGAGGCGAGTCCGCCGCTGACGTTCACCGGTATTCGTCCTCCCGGCGCCGTCGCGCCCTCCCGCAGCAGCTTGGCCGCCTCGCCCTCGCCGCACAGCCCCAGATCCTCGTACCACTGCAACTCCAGGGCCGTGGACAGGTCGTAGACCTCCGCGAGCGAGAGATCCTCGGGGCCGACGCCCGCCTCCTCGTATGCGGCCCGCGCGATCGACGCGCGGAACGTGTCGGCCGCGGGCTCCGCCGCGACCGCGGAGTCCGTCGCGATGTCGGGAAGGTCGAGCACGGTGTTGGGATAGCGCGGCGTCACCGTGGACACCGCGCGGATCCGCACCGGGTCCGCCGCCCCGTGACGGCGGGCGAACTCCATGCTGGACAGTACGAGCGCCGCCGCCCCGTCCGAGGTCGCGCAGATGTCGAGCAGCCGCAGCGGATCGGCCACGACGGCCGAGGCGGCGACCTCCTCGGCCGTGACCCGCTTGCGGTAGCGGGCATTGGGATTCAGCGCCCCCAGAGCCGCGTTCTTCACCTTGACCTGCGCGAAGTCCTCCAGCGTGTCCCCGTGGACGGCCATCCGCCGCCGCGCGTACAGCCCGAAGTACGTCGGATTCGTCGCCCCCAGGACCCGGAACCGCAGCCAGTCCGGATCGTCGGGCCGGTCCCCGCCCGGGGGCCGGAAGAAGCCCTTCGGGGCCGCGTCCGCGCCCACCACCAGAACCACGTCCGCGAGACCCGAAAGGATCTGCGCCCGCGCGGTGTTGACGGCCTGCGCCCCCGACGCGCACGCCGCGTACACGCTCGCGACCCGGGCGCCCTGCCAGCCCAGTGCCTTGGCGAACGTCGCCCCCGCCACATACCCCGGATAGCCGCCACGGACCGTGTCCGCGCCGACGATCGAGCCGACGTCCCGCCAGTCGACTCCCGCGTCGGCGAGCGCCGCGCGCGCGGCCACCGTCCCGTACTCCACGAAGCCGCGCCCCCACTTGCCCCAGGGGTGCATGCCCGCGCCGAGCACCGCCACCTCGTCCGTCATGCCGTCACCCCCGTCGGCCGCCAGTGCCAGGTCGTCCAGGTCGTGTCCGCGTCCTCGTTCAGCACGCCCGGGACAACCTCCACCTCCATGCCCACCGCCAGGTCGGCGACGGTCACCCCGGGAACGGTCTGTCCGAGCACCACGAGCCGTTCGGATTCCAGTTCCACAGCGATCAACGCGTACGGCCGCCATTCGAGTTCCGGATCGGACACATAGGGTGACGGCGGTCGGTAGCGGCTGTCCGTGTACGACCACACGCGGCCGCGCCGCGACAGCGGGACCTCCGCCAGCTCGCCGCCGGGGCAACCCGGATTGCGGCAGAAGGCGTCCTCACGTGGGAAGAACACCGACGCGCAGGCCGAGCAGCGCGTGCCGAGGAGCCGGAACTCCTCCCCCTCGCCGGTGAACCAGCCGGTGACAACGGGTGTACGGGTGCGCGACAAGATCCCTCCACAGCGCCGGATCTGACGGAACGTCAGAAGTGTGCCACGGGCGGAGTCGATTGGGCAGGGCGCCGGAGTGCCTCACGAGGAACGATCCGGTCCGTCAGAAGAGAACCGATCAGGCCTCCTGAGCGTCGGAGTATCGGTAGGGACGGCCGGGGCCCACGGGGGTGGTTCCGGCCGTCCCTCGTCCCCGAGCCACGCGGGTCGCCTCCGGCCCCGGCCCTGTCCGCTCACTCGATCGGGCGCGGACTGTATCCGATCTCTTCCCCCGGGGAACCTGCACCTGATAGATGCAGGGAACATGACACGACTCTCCATGGCGGTACGCGGTCTCGTCACCGTCCTCGCCGCCCTGCTGGCCGTCACCGCGGCCTCCGCGACGGCCCGGGCCACGACCGAGCCGAAGGCTCCCGCCGACTTCGTGGCCCTGAGATCCGTGGACCCCACGATCATCGAGGAGATCCGCTACTTCACCCCGCACAACTTCGTGGGCGAGCGCATCGACGGCTACCGGCAGCCCCTCTGCATCCTCACCAGGCCCGCCGCCGAAGCCCTCCACCAGGCCCAGCAGCGACTGCTGGTGCAGGGCTACTCCCTGAAGGTGTACGACTGCTACCGCCCCCAGCGGTCCGTGGACCACTTCGTCCGCTGGGCCAAGGACCTCGAAGACCAGGCCATGAAGGGCGAGTTCTACCCGAACGTCGACAAGACCCGTCTGTTCGAGGACGGTTACATCGCGGAGAAGTCCGGCCACAGCCGCGGCTCGACCATGGACCTCACCCTCGTGAGGCTCCCGGCCCTGCCGACCCGCCCGTACGTCCCCGGAGAGCCCCTCGTGCCCTGCTTCGCACCCCAGGGTGAGCGATTCCCGGACAACTCCGTGGACATGGGCACCGGTTACGACTGCTTCGACACCCTCTCGCACACCCTCGACCCGCGCATCCAGGGACAGCAGCGCACCAACAGGCTGCTCCTGAAGGACACCCTCGAAGGCCTCGGTTTCGTGAACCTGGCCGAGGAGTGGTGGCACTTCACGTACAAGCCGGAGCTGTACCCCGACACCTATTTCAACTTCCCGGTGTCGAGGAAATCCCTCATCCAGTCTCACTGAGGCGGCCCGCGCAGCCGTCCTTGTGATGATCGGATACAGTCCCGGGCGTGTCTCCAACCCAGATCCCGTCCGCCAACTCCGCGCCGGACTCCCACTGTTCGAGCTGCGGCGCGCCCTACGGAGAGGGCGTTTCCGGCTGGCCCCGCACCTGCTCCTCCTGCGGCACCGTGGCCTATCGCAACCCGACTCCGGTCGCGGTGGCCCTGCAACCCGTGTACGACACCAAGGGCGCGGCCCTGGTCGTCATCACCCGGACCATCGCTCCCGCGCGCGGGGGCATAGCCCTGCCCGGAGGGTTCATCGACCAACGGGAGGACTGGCGGCAGGCCGTCGTCCGTGAGCTCAAGGAGGAGACGGGCATCGCCGCGGCCAGCCGCGACGTACGGCTCGTCGACGCGCTGAGCTCGCCCGACGGCCACCTGCTGCTTTTCGGAGCCCTCCCGGAGCGTCCGGTGTCCGACCTGCCGCCGTCCGTCGCGACCGACGAGACCGAGGGCTGGCAACTGCTGCGCAGGGCGACCGAACTCGCCTTCCCGCTGCACACCCTGGCGGCGAAGGCGTGGTTCGAGGGCCGGTACGTCTGAGAGCTCTTCACGAGCCCCCGGCGGGGTCACGCCCGACTCGGGCGTGACCCCGCCGGGGGCTGTGGCCCCCTTCAGGGGCGTGTCACAACGCTCCCAGCCCTCGCACCCGAACGGGCAGTGACGGCTCACTGCGACCGTCCTCGCCGTACCGCTCGACGATCACCCGCTTCCCCTTCCGACGCGTCACATAGCGATCGATCTCCGGCTCCTCCCAGCCGTCGCCCGCGTCCTCCACCACCAGCCCGCCCCCGGTCCGTCCGCGGGCGGGCGCCCACACCTCCAGCTCCAGCCCGCCGTCCTCGCCACGCACCGGCAGGACCGCCCCCGCACGGGCCAGAACCGGAATCCGCGACAAGGGGGCGTCGATCAGCACCTGAGCGGGCCCTTCGTACGCCTCCTCGGTCACCGTGTCGTACCAGCGCCCCCGCGGCAGCTGCACCGCACGCCGATCGGCGCCCGGGTCCAGCACCGGCGCCACCAGCAGACAGTCACCGAGCAGGAACGCGTCCTCACAGTCCCGCAGCGCCCTGTCCTCCGGCGCGCCCCACCACACCGGCCGCACATAGGGCGCACCCGTACGGCGTGCCAGATGCGCCAGCGTCATGAAGTACGGCAGCAGCCGCCGCCGTTCGACGAGCGCCACGCGCGCGTGCCCGAGAACGTCGTCCCCGAACTCCCAGGGCTCCCTGCGCCCCGCCCGCAGACTCGCGTGCGTACGGAACAGGGGCAGGTACGCGCCCAGCTGGAACCACCGCAGATACAGCTCGGGGGAGGGGCTGCCGTCGAAGCCGCCCACATCGGGGCCCGAATACGGCACGCCGCACAGCCCGAGGCCCATCACCAGCGACAGGGACGCCCGCAGACCGGGCCACCCCGTGGCCACGTCCCCGGACCAGGTCCCTCCGTAGCGCTGCATTCCGGCCCACCCGGAGCGGGAGAACAGGAACGGCCGCTCCTGGGGCATCAGTTCGCGCAGGCCTTCGTAACCCGCCCGCGCCATGCCGAGCGCGTACACGTTGTGCGCCTCGCGATGGTCGCCACCGCGACCCTCCAGGTCGTGCCGCGCCGAACGGGGCAGCGTCGACTCCCCGAAGGCGGCGAAGGACACCGGCTCGTTCATGTCGTGCCAGAAACCGGCGAACCCCTGGGAGAGCCGCTCTTCGTAGAGACCGCCCCACCACCGGCGCGTACGCGCGCGCGTGAAGTCCGGATAGACCACCTCACCCGGCCAGACCACACCACGCACCGGCTGCCCGGCGGCGTCCCGCACAAAGGCCTCCTCGGCGGTCCCGCTGTCGTACACGGCGTTGCCGGGATCGGCCTTCACCGCCGGATCCACGATCGACACCAGCCGGATCCCGTCCCGGCGCAGTTCCTCGGCGAGCACCGGCAGCTTCGGGAAACGGTCCCGGTCGACCGTGAACACCTGATGCGCGTCGAAGTGGTCGATGTCGAGGTGCACGGCCTCCAGCGGCAGCCCGCGCTCGTGATAGCCGCCGACGATCCGCCGCACCTCCTCCTCGCTCCCGAAGCCCCACCGCGCGTGATGGTGGCCCAGGGCCCAGGCCGGCGGCAGAGCGGCGGCTCCGGTGAGAGACGCCCAGGCGTGCAGCACGCGCGCGGGGTTGCCCACCATCACCCAGCAGCGCAGGGGCCCGCCGTCCATCCGGAGTTCGCTCGTCCCGGCCCGGTCGTGCCCGGACCCGGCACCCTCCTCGCCCTCGCGCAACGTCACACCGCCGTCCCACGTGCTGTCGTGGAACACCAGGTGGGTGGCCGCGTCGGCCACCACCATCTGCACCGGCATGGTGATGTACAGCGGATCGTCGCCGGGCCCGAACGCGT is drawn from Streptomyces liliifuscus and contains these coding sequences:
- a CDS encoding NUDIX domain-containing protein, whose translation is MSPTQIPSANSAPDSHCSSCGAPYGEGVSGWPRTCSSCGTVAYRNPTPVAVALQPVYDTKGAALVVITRTIAPARGGIALPGGFIDQREDWRQAVVRELKEETGIAAASRDVRLVDALSSPDGHLLLFGALPERPVSDLPPSVATDETEGWQLLRRATELAFPLHTLAAKAWFEGRYV
- a CDS encoding M15 family metallopeptidase, coding for MTRLSMAVRGLVTVLAALLAVTAASATARATTEPKAPADFVALRSVDPTIIEEIRYFTPHNFVGERIDGYRQPLCILTRPAAEALHQAQQRLLVQGYSLKVYDCYRPQRSVDHFVRWAKDLEDQAMKGEFYPNVDKTRLFEDGYIAEKSGHSRGSTMDLTLVRLPALPTRPYVPGEPLVPCFAPQGERFPDNSVDMGTGYDCFDTLSHTLDPRIQGQQRTNRLLLKDTLEGLGFVNLAEEWWHFTYKPELYPDTYFNFPVSRKSLIQSH
- a CDS encoding Zn-ribbon domain-containing OB-fold protein, yielding MSRTRTPVVTGWFTGEGEEFRLLGTRCSACASVFFPREDAFCRNPGCPGGELAEVPLSRRGRVWSYTDSRYRPPSPYVSDPELEWRPYALIAVELESERLVVLGQTVPGVTVADLAVGMEVEVVPGVLNEDADTTWTTWHWRPTGVTA
- a CDS encoding glycoside hydrolase family 31 protein; amino-acid sequence: MDGRDLVRSMKVVGSVGSAQGLRTVRAAWRRRRADASGLPARGAERARVPGPVLGVEPGPGGGVVRFTRSELRITVTTGGAVFWGWDGAGPEPSYALAGPSPEPDPRALLEPDKDGAWRVVAERMTVVVSRHGAVEVRTPGGVTLRRDLPPRWWEPVGGGEARWMQRSEVAADARFFGLGGRASGPRLRDGTYRLWNTDPGHAFGPGDDPLYITMPVQMVVADAATHLVFHDSTWDGGVTLREGEEGAGSGHDRAGTSELRMDGGPLRCWVMVGNPARVLHAWASLTGAAALPPAWALGHHHARWGFGSEEEVRRIVGGYHERGLPLEAVHLDIDHFDAHQVFTVDRDRFPKLPVLAEELRRDGIRLVSIVDPAVKADPGNAVYDSGTAEEAFVRDAAGQPVRGVVWPGEVVYPDFTRARTRRWWGGLYEERLSQGFAGFWHDMNEPVSFAAFGESTLPRSARHDLEGRGGDHREAHNVYALGMARAGYEGLRELMPQERPFLFSRSGWAGMQRYGGTWSGDVATGWPGLRASLSLVMGLGLCGVPYSGPDVGGFDGSPSPELYLRWFQLGAYLPLFRTHASLRAGRREPWEFGDDVLGHARVALVERRRLLPYFMTLAHLARRTGAPYVRPVWWGAPEDRALRDCEDAFLLGDCLLVAPVLDPGADRRAVQLPRGRWYDTVTEEAYEGPAQVLIDAPLSRIPVLARAGAVLPVRGEDGGLELEVWAPARGRTGGGLVVEDAGDGWEEPEIDRYVTRRKGKRVIVERYGEDGRSEPSLPVRVRGLGAL
- a CDS encoding lipid-transfer protein, with the translated sequence MTDEVAVLGAGMHPWGKWGRGFVEYGTVAARAALADAGVDWRDVGSIVGADTVRGGYPGYVAGATFAKALGWQGARVASVYAACASGAQAVNTARAQILSGLADVVLVVGADAAPKGFFRPPGGDRPDDPDWLRFRVLGATNPTYFGLYARRRMAVHGDTLEDFAQVKVKNAALGALNPNARYRKRVTAEEVAASAVVADPLRLLDICATSDGAAALVLSSMEFARRHGAADPVRIRAVSTVTPRYPNTVLDLPDIATDSAVAAEPAADTFRASIARAAYEEAGVGPEDLSLAEVYDLSTALELQWYEDLGLCGEGEAAKLLREGATAPGGRIPVNVSGGLASFGEAVPAQAIAQVCELTWQLRGAAGDRQVAGARVGITANQGLFGHGSSVIAVR